One stretch of Miscanthus floridulus cultivar M001 chromosome 18, ASM1932011v1, whole genome shotgun sequence DNA includes these proteins:
- the LOC136523489 gene encoding suppressor protein SRP40-like: MKTGSKTSRTEEEAYPYRRDRDVNDKDALYMTIVAQDGGSRKSGSKMSRMEEEAYSYRRDTDVNEKDTLYIAILAQDGGSRKSGSKTSRMEEEAYSYRRDSDVNAQDGGSRKSGSKTSRMEEEAYSYRRDTDVNAQDGGSRKSGSKMSRMEEEAYSYRRDIDVNEKDTLYMTIVAQDGGSRKSGSKTSRMEEEAYSYRRDTDVNEKDTLYMTILALDSGSRKSGSKTSRMEEEAYSYRRDTYVNAQDGGSRKSGSKTNRIEEEAYSYRRDTYVNAQDGGSRKSGSKTSRMEEEAYSYRRDTDINAQDGGCRKSGSKTSRMEEEANSYRRDTDANDKDTLYMTIVAQDGGSRKSGSKTSRMEEEAYSYRRDTDANAQDGGSRKSGSKTSRMEEEAYSYRRDTDVNEFCMMLSLF; encoded by the exons ATGAAGACTGGCTCGAAGACGAGTAGGACGGAAGAGGAGGCCTACCCATATAGGAGAGATAGAGATGTCAATG ATAAAGATGCTTTGTATATGACAATTGTAGCTCAGGATGGCGGTAGCAGGAAGAGTGGCTCGAAGATGAGTAGGATGGAAGAGGAGGCCTACTCATATAGGAGAGATACAGATGTCAATG AAAAAGATACTTTGTATATAGCAATTTTAGCTCAGGATGGCGGTAGCAGGAAGAGTGGCTCAAAGACGAGTAGGATGGAAGAGGAGGCCTACTCATATAGGAGAGATTCAGATGTCAATG CTCAGGATGGTGGTAGTAGGAAGAGTGGCTCGAAGACGAGTAGGATGGAAGAGGAGGCCTACTCATATAGGAGAGATACAGATGTCAATG ctcagGATGGTGGTAGTAGGAAGAGTGGCTCGAAGATGAGTAGGATGGAAGAGGAGGCCTACTCATATAGGAGAGATATAGATGTCAATG AAAAAGATACTTTGTATATGACAATTGTAGCTCAGGATGGCGGTAGCAGGAAGAGTGGCTCGAAGACGAGTAGGATGGAAGAGGAGGCCTACTCATATAGGAGAGATACAGATGTCAACG AAAAAGATACTTTGTATATGACAATTTTAGCTCTGGACAGCGGTAGCAGGAAGAGTGGCTCCAAGACGAGTAGGATGGAAGAGGAGGCCTACTCATATAGGAGAGATACATATGTCAATG CTCAGGATGGTGGTAGCAGGAAGAGTGGCTCGAAGACGAATAGGATAGAAGAGGAGGCCTACTCATATAGGAGAGATACATATGTCAATG CTCAGGATGGTGGTAGCAGGAAGAGTGGCTCGAAGACGAGTAGGATGGAAGAGGAGGCCTACTCATATAGGAGAGATACAGACATCAATG CTCAGGATGGCGGTTGCAGGAAGAGTGGCTCGAAGACGAGTAGGATGGAAGAGGAGGCCAACTCATATAGGAGAGATACAGATGCCAATG ATAAAGATACTTTGTATATGACAATTGTAGCTCAGGATGGCGGTAGCAGGAAAAGTGGCTCGAAGACGAGTAGGATGGAAGAGGAGGCCTACTCATATAGGAGAGATACAGATGCCAATG CTCAAGATGGTGGTAGCAGGAAGAGTGGCTCGAAGACGAGTAGGATGGAAGAGGAGGCCTACTCATATAGGAGAGATACAGATGTCAATG AGTTTTGCATGATGCTATCATTATTTTAA
- the LOC136522120 gene encoding hydroxycinnamoyltransferase 2-like, translating to MAVRHLHLEIASRTLVRASHPPPGFPSVLTVSNLDLVLGPFPIFLVSIYAAPAAGLDAVLATVRATLPSYLSRLFPFAGRVVLDPETKIPEVACNNAGAELVVADAAVPLAAVDFSEVDQSLGLIQIPFDATLALSVQLVRFACGGFAQTLATSHLLADGRAFTFLLTALAEMIRDGGLSREPLLDRSLFKPRSPPRYSASLDAEFARFTPETMINPLLTATIRRRLYRIDAADLAALQAAASSPGRGGRRASRFVALCAHVWKLLARAVGDANPSCRMAWIVDGRKQVEPWDGALDRYIGNVVTYTTRETSVAELLRAPLPEVAATVRAAIAGVMTAARFQDLADWMEERKAAFRDGGKWTEAVNLGLGSPALIISGLLPFAIDGDLGFGKPSLVMPWVRHGRLGSASVTVVPSPSGDGSWFFGATRMWPRLMEVVESDPLLKPAANLGMATPTAAASRL from the coding sequence ATGGCGGTCAGGCACCTCCACCTCGAGATCGCCTCCCGGACGCTGGTCCGTGCCTCGCACCCGCCGCCGGGCTTCCCCTCCGTCCTCACCGTCTCCAACCTCGACCTCGTCCTCGGGCCGTTCCCCATCTTCCTCGTCTCAATCtacgccgcccccgccgccggccTCGACGCGGTCCTCGCCACCGTGCGCGCCACCTTGCCGTCCTACCTCTCCCGCCTCTTCCCCTTCGCCGGCCGCGTCGTTCTCGACCCGGAGACCAAGATCCCCGAGGTCGCTTGCAACAACGCCGGCGCCGAGCTCGTCGTCGCCGACGCCGCGGTGCCGCTCGCGGCCGTTGACTTCTCGGAGGTCGACCAGTCGCTGGGGCTCATCCAGATACCCTTCGACGCGACCCTCGCCTTGTCAGTGCAGCTGGTCCGGTTCGCGTGCGGCGGGTTCGCGCAGACGCTGGCCACGAGCCACCTCCTTGCGGACGGCCGGGCGTTCACCTTCCTGCTGACAGCGCTCGCCGAGATGATCCGCGACGGCGGCCTCTCCCGCGAGCCCCTGCTCGACCGGTCCCTGTTCAAGCCGCGGTCGCCGCCGCGGTACAGCGCGTCGCTGGACGCCGAGTTCGCCCGGTTCACGCCGGAGACCATGATCAATCCCCTCCTAACCGCGACCATCCGGCGGCGGCTGTACCGCATCGACGCGGCCGACCTCGCGGCGCTGCAGGCCGCGGCGTCGTCTCCCGGCCGCGGGGGCCGCCGCGCGTCGCGGTTCGTGGCGCTGTGCGCGCACGTGTGGAAGCTCCTCGCGCGCGCCGTCGGCGACGCCAACCCCAGCTGCCGGATGGCGTGGATCGTCGACGGGCGGAAGCAGGTGGAGCCGTGGGACGGCGCGCTGGACCGCTACATCGGGAACGTGGTGACGTACACGACCCGCGAGACGAGCGTGGCGGAGCTGCTGCGCGCGCCGCTCCCCGAGGTGGCGGCCACGGTGCGCGCGGCCATCGCGGGGGTCATGACCGCGGCGCGGTTCCAGGATCTGGCGGACTGGATGGAGGAGCGGAAGGCGGCGTTCAGGGACGGCGGCAAGTGGACGGAGGCGGTGAACCTGGGGCTCGGGAGCCCCGCGCTCATCATCTCCGGGCTGCTCCCGTTCGCCATCGACGGGGACCTCGGGTTCGGGAAGCCCAGCCTCGTGATGCCGTGGGTGCGCCACGGCCGGCTGGGGTCCGCGTCCGTGACGGTGGTGCCCAGCCCCAGCGGCGACGGGTCGTGGTTCTTCGGCGCCACCAGGATGTGGCCACGGCTCATGGAGGTGGTCGAATCCGACCCTTTGCTGAAGCCGGCAGCGAACCTGGGGATGGCGACGCCGACGGCGGCGGCATCCCGTCTGTGA